A DNA window from Phyllostomus discolor isolate MPI-MPIP mPhyDis1 chromosome X, mPhyDis1.pri.v3, whole genome shotgun sequence contains the following coding sequences:
- the LOC114505613 gene encoding melanoma-associated antigen B2-like, whose product MPRGHKSKLRAQEKRRQNRAEAQSLKSTEAATGEDAEATCSSSSVLAGAPSSATGAGPLQTPSSAPATTSAAAGVSCKRSAGKAKGHVWKSKSSSQASPSPESFALDILTQKASHLVDYLLNQYQMKEVMRKADMLKIVHKWYRKDFPEILKKACVHLDLVYGLELKEGKPTGNFYTLVDNQGDTSDGNLSRAWRFPIRGLLMPLLGMIFLNGNRASEEELWEFLNAMGVYDGMCHFIFGEPRKLIAQDLVQEEYLVYQQVPNSDPPCYEFLWGPRAHAETSKMKILEFVAKMNDKGPDAFPGYYEEALKDEEERARAALKASSPSKASGDPRPASSHYPQPE is encoded by the coding sequence ATGCCTCGTGGTCACAAGAGTAAGCTGCGCGCTCAGGAGAAACGTCGCCAAAACAGAGCTGAGGCACAAAGTCTTAAGAGTACCGAGGCCGCTACAGGAGAAGATGCAGAGGCCACTTGCTCCTCCTCTTCAGTTCTGGCAGGTGCTCCCTCAAGTGCCACTGGTGCTGGTCCTCTCCAGACACCTTCGAGTGCCCCAGCCACCACTAGTGCCGCTGCAGGTGTTTCATGCAAAAGATCTGCTGGAAAAGCCAAAGGCCATGTTTGGAAAAGCAAAAGTTCCTCTCAGGCCTCACCTTCCCCTGAGAGCTTTGCCCTAGATATCCTGACCCAGAAGGCCAGTCACTTGGTAGACTATCTTCTGAATCAGTATCAAATGAAGGAGGTCATGAGGAAGGCAGACATGCTGAAGATAGTCCACAAATGGTACAGGAAGGACTTTCCTGAGATTCTCAAGAAAGCTTGTGTTCACCTGGATCTGGTCTATGGTCTAGAACTGAAAGAAGGCAAGCCCACTGGTAACTTCTACACCCTTGTTGACAATCAAGGTGACACCAGCGATGGGAATCTGAGCAGAGCCTGGAGATTTCCAATAAGAGGGCTTCTCATGCCTCTCCTGGGCATGATCTTCTTGAATGGCAACCGTGCCTCTGAGGAGGAACTCTGGGAATTCCTGAATGCAATGGGTGTCTATGATGGAATGTGTCACTTCATATTTGGGGAACCCAGGAAGCTTATTGCCCAAGATTTGGTGCAGGAAGAATACCTAGTATACCAGCAGGTGCCCAACAGTGATCCTCCATGCTATGAGTTCCTGTGGGGTCCGAGAGCCCACGCTGAGACCAGCAAGATGAAAATCCTGGAGTTCGTGGCCAAGATGAATGATAAAGGCCCCGATGCCTTCCCAGGCTATTATGAAGAGGCTTTGAAAGATGAGGAAGAGAGAGCCCGAGCTGCACTCAAGGCTAGCAGTCCTTCCAAGGCCAGCGGTGACCCCAGACCCGCATCCAGCCACTACCCGCAGCCTGAGTGA